Part of the Benincasa hispida cultivar B227 chromosome 12, ASM972705v1, whole genome shotgun sequence genome is shown below.
ATTTCACTACTTACTAATCAATCATACCACCATTTCCTTTACTTTCTgcccttttccctttttcctttttccttttgtttcgTAGAAGCCTCTACTTTCCCCCTAACAAATTCCTCTGTTTTCTGAGATCAAACCCCCCAAATTTCTGGAACTAATTCGTAAAGGAAACGACGAATCCATTGAGAGAAGGAAAAGATGAGGGTTTTAACCACTAATTCTTCTGTTCTTCTTGTTCCTTCAAACCCTTATCAGAATTCTTTTCTCTTCCCCTGTAAACGAAAATCCAAGAAGAAGAACCATGCCATAGTCCCTGTATGGAATTTTTAATtcgtttatttgtttattttggcTTCTAAAACTAAAGATTGGATTTTTTAATCtgggttttgttttgttttgatgGTTGTTAGGTGGCGAGGCTGTTTGGGCCAGCCATATTTGAAGCTTCGAAGCTGAAGGTTCTGTTTTTAGGAGTGGATGAGAAGAAACATCCAGGCAAATTTCCAAGGACTTATACGCTTACACATAGCGATATAACTTCTAAACTCACTCTTGCCATTTCTCAATCCATTAACAACTCTCAGGTAaactttcttttttcccttattTCTTTGTTTATTAAAAACCCTTTTTTAGTTCATCAAATCCCATGAAAATGAGTTCATCTCCATAAATTAGCTAAGTTAGATGTTCCAAAAAATTCATCAAACCCCTCAAAAATTATATAAACCTAAGAGAAATGGTAATACTTTTTAAAGGCTAATTAAACTTTGTTTGgaaataattttgaaacttttctcTGGGTTTTGTCACGATTTTAAACAATGTTGCTCAcctttgataattattttgattttgattatttattttttaaaattcaacacacaagtattttttttccacttctcaccaatttttcaaagaaaaaaaatgctaaaattttaaaactaaaagaaagtagtttacatatttttagtttttgaattaaaatttgactaaaaattgaAATGCCTCATTCGAAAAcgtaaaatccataacaaaaagcaaacataaatttcaaaaataaaaaactaaaatcaaaatcattACTAAAGGGAGCTCTCAAGTAAAACATGTCTTCAAGACCTGAGAAGTAAAGATACTCGATCTTAGAGATCAGAAGATCAAATCTCCGTTCGATTAgggtaaattttgatttttttattatttttttgggcATCTCTTGTCTTAAATTAGTGCATAAAAAAGAGAGGGTAATTGATGAATGCAGTTACAAGGATGGTATAATTGGCTGCAAAGGGATGAAGTGGTGGGAGAATGGAAGAAAGTAAAGGGAAAAATGTCACTCCATGTTCATTGCCACATTAGTGGAGGCCATTTTCTTTTAGATCTTTGTGCTAATCtcagatacttcatttttcgTAAAGAACTTCCTGtggtaatttcttttttctttttctctcttattatttattttttacttcttttttctttttctctcttattatttattttttacttctCA
Proteins encoded:
- the LOC120068030 gene encoding protein STAY-GREEN homolog, chloroplastic-like; the protein is MRVLTTNSSVLLVPSNPYQNSFLFPCKRKSKKKNHAIVPVARLFGPAIFEASKLKVLFLGVDEKKHPGKFPRTYTLTHSDITSKLTLAISQSINNSQLQGWYNWLQRDEVVGEWKKVKGKMSLHVHCHISGGHFLLDLCANLRYFIFRKELPVVLNAFVHGDVDLFNNYPELQDALVWVYFHSKIPEFNKVECWGPLKDPAPPSSGLDGPKSDEPTQSQPMWDLGPLERPKPCQEDCTCCFPTIPSISWSPKNELEST